The Mycobacterium riyadhense sequence GGCGCGGCCGCACTGTGGGATCCGCCGAATCACTGGCGGGAGACACGCCTTGGGGAGTTGGCGATGACGCCGACGCTGCTGTGGGTGTTCGGCTCGCGGATGACGCTTGGACGTGCCGTACAGGAAGTGATGCGGCGTGCGCACCCCGAAGAACCACACTGGTATCTGGCCACCATCGGTAGCGACCCGACCGTCCGCGGCCAAGGCTTTGGACAGGTGCTGCTGCGGTCACGACTAGAGCGCTGCGATGCCGAGCACTGTCCGGCGTATCTGGAGTCGAGCAAGCCTGAAAACGTGCCCTACTACGAGCGTTTCGGTTTCACCGTCACGGGTGAGATCGTGCTGCCCGACGGCGGCCCCCCGATGTGGCCGATGTGGCGGGAACCGCGGTAACGAGCCTCGCCGCGGTTTAGTGGCAGCATCCTCGGGCACCCAATGCAGATGCAAGGCGGCCCCGATAACTCCCTGAAACCGAGTGAGTCCACCAATTCCGATGAGCTTCGCAACGACGACGGCGACACCGTCGTCGACCCACCCGAGGACTGGAGCGAAGCCGACCGGCACGGAATGACGGCGAGCGAAGAGCGAGAGGGCGAATCCCTCGACGACAGACTTGCCGCCGAGGAACCGGACTTTAACGAGGGCGCGGCACGCGACGAGGGGGACCAGGGGGGCCCCGGCCGCGCGCATCGAGGACAGGTCGGCGGCGCCCCAGAGGACGGCGAATCGCTGTACGAGGTGGTCGATGATGAGTAATCCGAAGCGGCGGTGCTAGCGGCGCGCCGCTTAGCGATCAAGCGGGGTTGTCGAGGCGAAAGCCTTCGGGAATCCCGCTACGCGAACCGTCATCGACGTCGTCGATCTCGGCGTTCGAGCCGAATGCGTTCGCGGCGCGCAACGCTGCCAACACTTGCGCTTCGCCACGCAGACCTTCGCGAACGACTCGAATAATCTTTGTCAACATCGGAATTCGCTCCAGTCAACATTCCGGCAACAGCGTCGTCCAGATGGACAACGGCCGCCGAGCGAACCCCTTTCCTGTATGAGAATGGCCGAAGCGAACCGGCTCGCCGCATCCTGCATGTTCACTCCAATCGCCAGCGGCTATCGATATTCGGGTACCCGCGATGGAACGCCGGAAACCACTCGCTGACCCACAAGCGTTTGGCTGCCTAGGAATCGGGCGAAACGCAACGGAATGTTTCAGCCCCGCGGCCTCTTTGCGGCAGCAAGGCCCGTGCGCGTATCCGCCGAACGGAGCCCGGCTACGGCGGCCGCCCGCTCGTGGTCGACAAGGTTCAGTTATCGCGTGATCATGGATTGCTTTTCCAGCCGGCGACACCGATGGCGATCATTCGAAGCTGCTTGACGGCAATACGCCGGATCTCTTCCAGCGCCTCGGCGCTCTGCGCGTCCTCGATGGCCTCGGCAATGACGATCATGGCGTTGACGAACAAAGTCGCCAGCACGTTGAGATCTTCGGTGCTCCAAGCGTTCAGTCCTGGGAAGCGCGCCAGATCGGTGGCCAGCTCGGAGGTGATCAACCGGATCTCGGTGCGGATGGCATAGCGCAACACGGTGAGTCCGCTGGACCGCTCGCGGCCGATCAGGCGCCAATGCTCGCGTCGTTCGGCGACGCTGGCGATCAGGATCTCGACGGACGACTCGATCACCCGATTCGGGTCGAGTTTCCCAGCGCGCGCGCCACGCAGCGTATCGCGCAGGGTGCGGAAAGACTCGTCGATCAGGACCAGGCCGAGGGCCTCCATTGACTCGAAGTGACGGTAGAAGGCCGCGGGCACGATTCCGGCCTCCCGAGTCACCTCGCGCAGGCTCAGGCCGCTGAAGCTGCGGTCGTTGAGCAGCTTCAGCGCGGCGGCGATGATCGCGCGCCGGGTGGCTTCTTTGCGCTCCTCCCGCGAGGGGCTGCCGCGGGTATGGTCGCGCCCTGATCGGTGCGGACGTGAGCTAGGAGTACGGTCGTTCACCGTGTGAACCCTACCACAGAGCTGGTGAAACTCCTTGACGACCTGGGATGTCGCGCAGCACTGTGTACATATGTTCACTCAAAGTTTGAAGCAGCGCGTCCTGGGTTCCAACCTGGTCGACTTGCTTACCGGGCCCCACGGCGTGGATCGCTATACCGAGCTGGTGGTGCCCACCTGGACGCTGGGTGAGGGCCGGGCCAGGGTCGTCGACGCGCGACGAACCACTCCGCGCAGCGTCACCCTCACCCTGGCTCCCAACGACGCATTCACCGCCGCCCACAGCGTCAAGGCCGGGCAGTACGTCAACCTGACGGTCGAGATCGACGGTCGTCGGCACACTCGGTGCTACTCACCGGCCAACACCGAAGGCAGCACCCACATTGAGCTGACGATCGGTCACCACGAAGACGGGCTGGTCTCGAACTACCTGTATGAGCGGGCCCGTCGTGGCATGGTGGTCGGCCTGGGCGGGGTCGGCGGCGACTTCGTGTTGCCCTCGCAGCGGCCGCGTCGGATCCTGTTCGTCTCCGGCGGCAGCGGGATCACGCCCGTCATGGCGATGCTGCGCACCCTGCTTGCCGAGCGCCATACCGGTGAGATTGCGTTCGTGCACTATGCGCGCTCTGCCGCCGAGGCGTGCTACCGCGACGAGCTGGCCTCGATGCGCAGCGTGCGGGTGCTGCACGGCTACACCCGATCCGATGACGGTGACCTTGTCGGCCGCTTCGGTGCCGAACACCTGGCCGCGGCCATGCCGGCGCCGGATGCGGTGTTCGTCTGCGGGCCAACAACTTTGGTCGAGGCGGTGCGGGAGCGCTGCGCCAACGTGTACACCGAGAGCTTCGTGCCCTCGGTGCTCGAGGCGCCGGCCAATCCGTCAGGCGGCCGAGTCACGTTCGCCGACAGCGGGATTGACATCGTCGACGACGGCCGCTCGCTGCTGGAGCAGGCCGAATCGGCCGGCCTGAAGCCGGAGAACGGATGCCGAATGGGCATCTGTCACACCTGCACACGGCGAAAGACCGCCGGCACCGTGCGCAACCTGATCACCGGCGCCGTATCGACCGGACCCGACGAGGACGTGCAGATCTGCGTGTCCGTCCCCGTCGGCGATGTCGATCTATCCCTCTAAACCCAAACGCGACTGTGAATCTGGCGACGGCCGCACGGCGTGTCGCGTCGCGATATTCACAGTCGCGGCGAAAGGAAAGTCATGACAAAGATCACCCTGACCCCCGAACAGGCCGACGCGTTCGGCCGCGAACTCGACGCCATCAAGGAACGCGTGATGGCCGACCTCGGCGAAGAAGATGCCGATTACATCCGCCGCGTCATCAAGGCCCAGCGGGCCTTAGAAGTCGGCGGGCGCGTGCTGCTGTTCCTGCCGCCGGCTTGGCTGTTGGGCACCGCGATGCTAGGCGTCGCGAAGATTCTGGACAACATGGAGATCGGCCACAACGTCATGCACGGCCAATACGACTGGATGCGTGACCCCGCGATCTCCGGGCGTACCTTCGAGTGGGACACCGCCTGCCCGGCCGACCAGTGGCGGCACTCGCACAACTACATGCACCACACGCACACCAACATCGTGGGGATGGACCGCGACATCGGCTACGGCATCCTGCGGATGAGCGAAGACCAGCGCTGGCAGCCGTACTACCTGGGCAACCCGGTCTACGCCTTCCTGTTGATGGTGCTGTTCCAATACGGGGTTGCGCTGCACGAGCTGGAAAGCGAGCGCATCCGCTCCGGCGAGATCAGCTTGGCCGACAAGCGCGATACATTAAAGGCCATCTGGCGCAAGACCCGCCGGCAGACGCTGAAGGATTACGTCGCCTTCCCGCTGCTGGCCGGGCCGTTCGCCCCATTCGTGTTCGCCGGCAACCTGACGGCCAACCTGATGCGCAACGTCTGGTCGTACATGATCATCTTCTGCGGCCACTTCCCCGACGGCACCCAGGAATTCACCGTCGACGAGACCAAGGACGAGTCCCGCGGCCAGTGGTACTTCCGCCAGGTCCTCGGCTCGGCGAATCTGACCGGCGGCAAGCTCTTTCACCTGTTGTCGGGCAACCTCTCGCACCAGATCGAGCACCACCTGTTCCCGGACATGCCGGCCCGCAGGTATGCCGAGATCGCCCCCGAGGTGGAACAGATCTGCGAACGCTACGGCATCCCGTACAACAAAGGGCCGCTGTTGCGGCAGTTCGGCACCGTCGTCCGCAAGATCGTCAAGCTGACCCTTCCGGAGTCGCGTTCACTGCCGCGACGCGCTAGTGCACGTTCGTCGGCGCTTCCGATACCTTCACGAGTTTCACCTCGGGCCGCGTCGGCACTCGGTCGGTGAGAAACCATCGGAACGCGAGGTTGCCACGTGGATAGCCCAGCGCCGTAAGCGAATTGGGGTGGGCCGTCGTCCCGCGCGACAGGACGACCGTCACGGAGCCGTCACTGTTGAGCACCGCGCTATGGCCATTGACGGAACACCGGGCATCGGGTCCCTCCACGGCGCCGTAGGTGGCCATGAACTGATTCCAAACCACCAGATTCCAGAACCTGCACGACGGCGGTCGGTGCGTGATGACCAGCGCTTCGTCGTCGTCCAGCACGAAGCTGCCGTAGGAGTAGCAGGCGTCGCGTGCCGACCAGCCGAAGTTGGCGTCGGGCACTTGGTAGGGAACGGCGAATTGGTTTGCGGCGTGCACGGTTTCGTGCCCTAGCGTGTGCTTGTTGTCGACCCGGGTTCCGACGGCCAGCGGCAATATGGCGAACATGGTGCGCATCCAGGCGGCGGTCGCCCGCAGACGTGCCGCGGTCTCCGCGTCGCCGTGTCGTATCGGCTCCGGTTCGTCGAGCGCCTCGATGTGCCAGGTAACCGGGCGGCCGGTCAGGGGATCGGCTTGGTAGTCACGGGTCATCAGCACGGCCGCGTCGGGTGTGGCAGGGAATTCGAAGCTGAAGTTGCCGTCGGCGTCGACGTCAAGATCGGTGTCGCGGACGATTGAAACGATCCGGTCCGACCATGCGCCGGGCGATGGTTCGTTGTAGGCAGTCACCGAGAAATACACGCTGTCGCCTTTATTGCCACTGATGCGGTAACGGCGCTGGGGATCGACCGAACAGATGAAGTAATAGGCGTCGGTGTTGTCACCGCCCCACCGGCGGTCGCGACGAAACGGCGTGTTGACCGCCACGAACTGTGGCCGACCCGGTTCGGCGAACAGGTACGTGTCGAAGGCCACGCCCAGGGTGGTGGCCAGCATCCGGTAGCCGTCGGCAATGTGCCGGTCGTCGGTCACCGCGCGATCGCCTTCGGTGAACGAGCGGTCAAGGGCACCAAGGGTTTCCAGCAGCTCCTGCCAAGCGGCAGTCGATTCGTGCGTCATGCGCCAATTCCTTTCAGGAGCAATGTGGTTGTGCGATCGACCCAGGCGTCATCGAGTTCGGTGGCGCGGGTGAGCAGGGCAATTAAGGTGAGTCCGGCAATCCCTTCGGCCAGTTCGGTGGCGGTCACGTCGGATCGGACCGCACCCGATGCCGCGGCCTGCTGCAGCCACTCGGCGAGGCCACCGGCAAAGATGCCTGCGAACCGCTGCAAGAGCGCCGAATGCAGGGTCGGATCTGCCGCCATCTCGCCGACCAGCCCGGGCAGGGCCGTCCTGGCGGCCGGGGTGGTCAGGAAGGCCATTGTGCGGCGGACCATCTCGCGCAGGTCCTCGCGCAGCGATCCGGTGGCGGGGATCTCGGTTGCGGCTCCGATCGGGAACACCGCCTCGTGCACGACGTGCGCTTTGCTGGGCCAGCGCCGGTAAATCGCGGGCTTGCTGGTCCCGGCTCGCTCGGCAATGGCCGCGACCGAAAGGCCCGGATAACCGGTTTCGGCGAGCAGCTCAACCGTCGCGCGAAGCACCGCACCGTCGATCCGTGGGTCACGAGGTCTGCCAAATTCGACTACCATTACGTAACTCAACGTAACATAAGTCACCGTGACCCAAGTCCGCCTGGACGACCTCGCTCAGCCCCGATTCAGCGCCGAGGCCCGGCAGATCCTCGACATGATGGCCGCGCTGGCTCCCGAGTGCCCGTTGGATGCCGCGGCGTTGCATGCCAGGGCCAGCGCCGACACCGGCCTGCACGATTTCGGTCCGGCAGACTACCGAGAGCGACTCGAGGTCTACCTCGCCGCCCTACGTGACATCGACGGGTTACACGACGCCGGCGCGGTCAACTTCTTTGCGCAACTGTTGCAGTTGCTCAAGAACCGGCTGCTGTTGACCGAACTGCTGCGCCGCCATCCCGAGATCGACGACATCGAACTGCGCTCGCCGGTGGTGATCGCCGGGCTACCCCGCACCGGCACCACCCATCTGCACAATTTGCTGGCGGCGGCGCCCACCTTCCGCACCATGCCGTACTGGGAAAGCATCGAGCCGTTTCCGTTGCCGTCTGAAGCCGGCCGGAGCGCGGTTGAGCCGGATCCGCGGCGGACGCGGACGGACGTCGCGGTTGGCGTGATCGACACCGTGATGCCGCACTTTCGGCTTATGCACGAGATGACCGCCGATCATGTCCACGAAGAGATCCAGCTGCTGGCCAACGATTTCTCCACAATGCTGCTGGAGACGCTCGCCGACGTGCCGCGCTGGCGCGACTACTACCAAGCCCACGACCAGACGCCCCACTATGAGTACCTGGCCAGGCAACTCAAAGCGATGCAGTTCCTGCGCGGGGGGCGGCGCTGGCTGCTCAAGTCGCCCCAGCACCTCGAGCAGGTACCGGTGCTCGACCGTGTTTTCCCCGACAGCATCGTCGTGTTCACGCACCGGGACCCGGTGCCAGTGGCGCTGTCGATGATCGCGATGATCACCTACTCTGCCCGCATGCACCGCGCACCGGTGCCGGTAGAACGGATCGCCGACTATTGGATCGACCGTCTTGAACGGATGCTCACCACACTCGTCCGCGACCGGGACACCATCGGCTCGGACCGCTCGATCGATGTCCGTTTCGACGACTTCATGGCCAACGAATGTGGTGTTGCCGAGCAGGTGTACGCCCTGGCGGGTGAACCGTTCACCGAAGACGCACGCACGGCGACCGCCGGCTATCTGTCGGGTCACCGGCGCGGCCGACTGGGAAGCGTCGAAACGTCGTGTGCGATGTTCGGGCTCAACGAGGACGACCTGCGTGCCCGGTTCGCGCCTTATGTCGAGCGGTTCTTGGCATAGTCTTCCCAGCATGACCGCTTTGCCCGCGTTAGAAGGCGTCGAGCACAGCTACATCGACGTAGGGGAAGGTGTCACGATCCACGTGGCAGACGCCGGCCCGCCCGATGGTCCCGCGGTGATGCTGGTCCACGGGTTCCCGCAGAACTGGTGGGAGTGGCACGAACTGATCGGTCCGCTGGCCGCCGACGGTTACCGGGTGTTGTGTCCCGACCTGCGCGGCGCGGGTTGGAGTTCGGCGCCCCGCTCGCGTTACCTGAAAAGCGAGATGGCCGAAGATCTGGCCGCGGTTCTGGATCGCTTGGGCGTCGCGACGGTCAAGCTGGTGGCCCATGACTGGGGTGGACCGGTGGCATTCATCATGATGTTGCGTCATCCGGAAAAGGTGACCGGTTTCTTTGGCGTGAACACCGTGGCGCCCTGGGTGAAACGTGACCTCTCGGCGATCCGCAATCTCTGGCGGTTCTGGTACCAGATTCCGATGTCGCTGCCGGTAATCGGTCCGCGGGTGATCAGTGATCCCAAGGCCCGCTACTTCCGAATGCTGGCGTCGTGGGTCGGTGGTGGGTTCTCGGTGCCCGACGACGATGTGCGCATGTACGTCGAATGCCTGCGCCAGCCGGGCCACGCGGAGGCCGGTTCGCGGTGGTATCGCAGCTTTCAGACCACGGAAATGTTGCGCTGGGTGCGCGGCGAGTTTGACGACGCGCGCGTCGAGGTGCCGGTCCGTTGGCTGACCGGCACCAAGGACCCGGTGATCACGCCCGATCTGACCGACGGGTATGCCGACCGCATAAGCGATTTCGAGGTCGAACTGGTCGACGGCGTTGGCCACTGGATCGTCGAGCAGCGACCCGATCTGGTGTTGGATCGGGTACGCGCGTTCCTGCGCATCGAAACCTAGGCACGCTCAGGGCTGGACCCTGGCTTCGGGATCGGCACGTCGTCCGGCACAACATCTTTGGGGCTCGCATAGCAGCGAGCAGTGCGCATCGCGGGCGCCATCGGGACTACTCGACGCCGATCGTCACTTCTGTCGATTTGATGAACACCGTCGCGGGCTGACCGACCGCAAGGCCCAAGCCGACCGCGGCATCTTTGGTGATCGAGGACGTGACCACCTGATCCCCGCCGTCGAGCCGAACCTTGACGATTGCCATCACGCTGCCGAGATCGACCTCAGTGATGATGCCCTTGAGCTGGTTGCGGGTCGAAAGGCGCATAGCAAGGTCCTCCATTGCTCGACGGTTTGGCATTCGAAGCCTAGTAACGCGGGCCGAGCAACGCGATCGACGCGTCCACTGCCGGTTCGACGATGTCGCGCACCGGTCTGCCGTCCTCTACGGCCAGTGCGACTAGCTCGCGTAAACCGCCCACCAGGATCATCGCCAGCGGCGCGGTCAGGGGCGGCAGATTGGCGCGCCGAAAACCCGGGCTGCCGCTCAGGTCGATCAAAAGGCTCGTCAGCAGCTCCAGCCCTTGACGCTGGACGGGGCGCGCGACGTCGCCTATGGACGGAAGCTCGCGAATCCAGCTCAGCGTGATGGCCGGCCGCGACTCGATATTGCCGACGTAGCCCTCCACGGCCTGACGAATCTGGTCGTGCCAATCAGCCTCGGGATCAACCGCCTTCCGGATGTCTTCGGCCATGACCTCGATCTCGACTTGTAGCAGTTCCAGAAAGCACTGCTGCTTGCTGGCGAATTGGTCGTAGAACGTGCGCTTTGACGTGCGCGCGTGGCGGACGATGTCGGCGACCGTGGTGGCGCGGTAGCCGCGTTCACGGATGGAGGCGGTGAGCCCGTCGAGCAGCCGACGCCGAAACGGATCAGGCTCAACCTGAATCGCGTCTCCAGCCAATGCCGTCACGACTGTGCCCCTTTCGGCGAAACGCTTGTCAGGCTTGGTACCACAGAGTACCGTACCGGGAAAGGCCAGCGGTACGCTGCGGTACCAGACCGGACGTTGGGAGTCATACCTCCATGAGCCAAGCAGTCACCGACACGCCAGCGCCGCCGGCGGTCAAGTTGCCTCCCGCGACCCGAATCCCGAAGCTGCTCCAAGGCTTGGTCTTTGCGATGTCACGGCGGGGCATGATGCAACGGGTGGCTCGCCGCTACGGCAATGTCTTCACGTTGAACATCCCAATCTACGGACGGGTAGTGGTGGTCGGTGAACCACAGCTGGCCAAGCAGATTTTCACAACCAGTCCCGACGATCTCGGCAACATCCAACCCAACCTGAGTCGGCTGTTCGGATCGGGCTCCGTCTTCGCCCTGGACGGCGACGATCACCGCCGGCGGAGACGGCTGTTGGCGCCGCCGTTCCACGGCAAGAGCATGAAGAACTACGAGGCCCTCATCGAAGAAGAAACTCTGCGAGAAACCGCCAATTGGCCGGAGGGCCAACCTTTCCCGACGTTGCCGTCGATGAACCACATCACCCTCAACGCCATCCTGCGCGCGATCTTCGGAGCCGACGGCGCCGAACTCGACGAGCTGCGCCGGCTCATCCCGCCGTGGGTCACCCTAGGTTCGCGACTGGCAGCAATGCCGAAACCCCGACGAAACTATGGCCGTTTCGGCCCGTGGGGCCGGCTTGCCGAGTATCGACGCCAGTATGACCTCGTCATCGACAAGCTGATCGACTACGAAAAGTCAGACCCGAACTTCGCCGATCGGACCGACGTGCTCGCGCTGATGCTGCGTAGCACCTACGACGATGGTTCAGTCATGTCCCGCAAGGACATTGGTGACGAGCTACTCACGCTGCTGGCCGCCGGACACGAAACTACCGCGTCCACGCTGGCGTGGGCCTTTGAGCGGTTGACGCGGCACCCCGATGTGCTGGCCGCCTTGGTCGACGAGGCTGATAACGGCGGAGGCGAGCTACGCCAGGCGGCGATCCTGGAGGTCCAGCGGTCCCGCACCGTCATCGATTTTGCGGCTCGGCGCGTGTACCCAGAGGTTTATCAACTCGGTGAGTGGGTCATTCCCCGCGGAGATTCGATCATCGTCAATATCGCGTGGATACACGAAAGGCCCGAGGTGTTCCCGAACCCGGAGCGCTTCGACCCACAGCGGTATATCGGAGGAGGCAAGCCGTCCGCCTTCGCGTGGATCCCCTTCGGCGGCGGCACCCGCCGTTGTGTTGGGGCCGCGTTCGCCAACATGGAAATGGATGTGGTGCTACGAACGGTGTTGCGCCACTTTACTATCGAGACCACTACCGCTCCGGACGAGCAACGGCACTGCCGGGGTGTTGCCTTCACCCCGAAGCACGGCGGTCGGATTGTGGTGAGCCGACGTTGAGCCTGCGGTAATGGCGTCGAACCTGCGCTCAGCGCGGGAGTTGGGGCGAAAAAACCTCGCTCTGAATGCAGGCTCGGTTGCTAATTGCTAATTGCTGGCCCCAGCCCGTCGCGGCAGCTTCCAGCCGGGACGGATGAAGTGGCAGGTATACCCGTTGGGGTAGCGCTGCAAATAGTCCTGGTGTTCGGGCTCGGCCTCCCAGAAATCCCCCGCCGGACTGACTTCCGTCACGACCTTGCCGGGCCACAAGCCTGAGTCCTCGACATCGGCGATGGTATCCAGGGCAATCCGCTTCTGTTCGTCGTCGACGTAGAAGATCGCTGAGCGGTAGCTGGTCCCTCTGTCGTTGCCTTGGCGGTCCTTCGTTGTCGGGTCGTGGATCTGGAAGAAGAATTCCAGCAGCGCGCGGTAGTCGGTGACGGTGGGGTCGTAGAGAATCTCCACCGCCTCGGCGTGGGTGCCGTGATTGCGGTATGTCGCATGGGGGACATCGCCGCCGCTATAGCCGACGCGGGTCGAGACCACACCGGGCTGCCGGCGAATCAGTTCCTGCATTCCCCAGAAGCAGCCGCCGGCCAGAATCGCCCTTTGGTAGTCAGCCATGGGCCCAGGCTACACTCCGCCCGTGAGGTGTAACGGCGCGTGAGCGGCCCGCAATTCTCGCGAAGCGAACTGTCCGCGGCGTTCCAAAGGTTCGAGGACACCGTGGCCCGGGCCGCCGATACCCGCGACTGGGACGCCTGGGTTGAGCACTACACCCCCGATGTCGAGTACGTCGAGCATGCGGCGGGCACCATGCGCGGCCGCGAGCAGGTGCGCGACTGGATTCGGCGAACGATGACGACCTTCCCGGGCAGTCACATGGTGGCGTTTCCGTCACTGTGGTCGGTCATCGACGAACCCACCGGGCGGATCATCATGGAACTGGACAACCCGATGCGCGACCCCGGCGACGGCAGCGTGATCAGCGCGACCAACATCTCGATCATCACCTATGCGGGCGAGGGCCAATGGTGTCGCCAGGAAGACATCTACAACCCGCTGCGCTTCGTGAAGGCGGGCATGAAGTGGTGTCGCACGGCGCAGGCGCTGGGCACCCTTGACGACGACGCGGCGCGTTGGCTGCAGCAGCACGGAGGAACTCAATGAGCGCACCCAAGCTGGTGATCGGCGCCAACGGCTTCCTGGGCTCCCATGTGACGCGCCAGCTCGTTGAGGCCGGCCAAGACGTGCGGGTGATGGTTCGGCCCACCGCCAACACGCGCGCCATCGACGACCTGACCCGATGCTCGCGCTTTCAAGGCGACGTGTTCGACACCGCCACCGTCCGCGAGGCAATGGACGGTTGCGATGACGTGTACTACTGCGTGGTCGACACCCGCGCCTGGTTGCGTGACCCGGCACCACTGTTTCGCACCAACGTGGACGGTCTGCGCAATGTCCTCGACATTGCCAAGCACGCCAACCTACACAGATTCGTATTCACCAGCACCTACGCGACGGTGGGCCGCCGGCGTGGGCACGTGGCCACCGAGGAAGACGTGGTCGACGTCCGCACGGTGACTCCCTACGTCCAATCCCGGGTTCAGGCTGAGGATCTGGTGCTGCGCTACGTCGCGGACCACGGTCTGCCCGCCGTCGCAATGTGCGTCTCTACCACCTACGGCAGCGGCGACTGGGGGCGCACCCCACACGGCGCCTTTATCGCCGGCGCGGTCTTCGGCAAGCTCCCATTTCAGATGAACGGAATCCAACTGGAAGTCGTCGGTGTCGACGATGCCGCCCGGGCCATGATCCTGGCCGCCGAACGGGGACGTAACGGCGAGAAGTACCTCATCTCCGAACGCATGATGCCGTTGAAAGACGTCGTGCGGATTGCGGCCGACGAGGCCGGTATACCACCGCCGCGACGGTCGATCTCGGTACCCGTGCTGTACGCCCTGGGCGCGCTGGGTAGCCTGCGGGCGCGGCTAGCCGGAAAGGACGCCGAACTCAGCCTCCAGTCGGTGCGAATGATGCGCTCCGAGGCCGACATCGACCACAGCAAGGCCGTCCGCGAATTGGGCTGGCAGCCACGCCCGGTAGCGGAATCGATCCGCGAGGCCGCCCGATTCTGGATGGCGATGCGCAAGACCGGCAGAACTAGCATCGTCAGCCGATCCGAATAAGCTCGCGGGAGTGGAACGCGTTCATGTCGACCTCACCGGACCGCCCCAGACCATGCTCGCGACGCTGTACGCCAAGGCGGTCGACGCCGACGCTCCCCGATCGATTCTGCGGGATGCGTACGCGAAGGCCGCCGTGGCGCGCATCGATTACGACTGGGCCGCAACGACTATCACGCCGCGGCGGGCGCCTTCGGTGGCGATCCGCACCGCGCACTTCGACAACTGGACGCGCCAATTCCTGGCAGTACACCACGCAGCGGTGGTGTTGCACGTGGGCTGTGGTTTGGATGCCCGGGTGTATCGGCTCGATCCGCCCACGAGTGTGCGGTGGTACGACATCGACTATCCGGACGTCATCAGGTTGCGTGAGCAGGTATACCCCGGTCGCGACGACTACTGGATGGTTCCGGCATCGGTGACTGACCCGCACTGGTTGGCCGAGATTCCGGCCGACCGTCCCACATTGTTCATCGGGGAGGGCCTGACGATGTATCTGACGAAGGACGACGGGCTGGCGTTGCTTCGTCGTGTGGTGGATCGGTTCGGCTGGGGCGAGCTGCAATTCGACGCGTTCAGCACGTTGGGAATCCGGACGCAGGTGATCAATTCGGTGGTCCGCCGCTCCGGATCGAGGTTGCACTGGGGAATCGACGGTCCCGACGACATCCTCGACGAGGTGCCAGGGGTGCGTCTCCTGGCCTGGCAGTCGGTGTTCGATAGCGACACGTTTGCCCTCGTGTCGCCGTCGCTGCGGTGGCTGGGCCGGGTGATGGCGGCGGTCCCGGCATTGCGGACCATGGCGCAGTACCACCGTTATGCGTTCGGCCGGGAATGTTGACTGCCAACGGGCGTTGCACCAAGACATGAGCCACCGCAAAGTCTTAGAACC is a genomic window containing:
- a CDS encoding flavin reductase family protein encodes the protein MFTQSLKQRVLGSNLVDLLTGPHGVDRYTELVVPTWTLGEGRARVVDARRTTPRSVTLTLAPNDAFTAAHSVKAGQYVNLTVEIDGRRHTRCYSPANTEGSTHIELTIGHHEDGLVSNYLYERARRGMVVGLGGVGGDFVLPSQRPRRILFVSGGSGITPVMAMLRTLLAERHTGEIAFVHYARSAAEACYRDELASMRSVRVLHGYTRSDDGDLVGRFGAEHLAAAMPAPDAVFVCGPTTLVEAVRERCANVYTESFVPSVLEAPANPSGGRVTFADSGIDIVDDGRSLLEQAESAGLKPENGCRMGICHTCTRRKTAGTVRNLITGAVSTGPDEDVQICVSVPVGDVDLSL
- a CDS encoding fatty acid desaturase family protein; the protein is MTKITLTPEQADAFGRELDAIKERVMADLGEEDADYIRRVIKAQRALEVGGRVLLFLPPAWLLGTAMLGVAKILDNMEIGHNVMHGQYDWMRDPAISGRTFEWDTACPADQWRHSHNYMHHTHTNIVGMDRDIGYGILRMSEDQRWQPYYLGNPVYAFLLMVLFQYGVALHELESERIRSGEISLADKRDTLKAIWRKTRRQTLKDYVAFPLLAGPFAPFVFAGNLTANLMRNVWSYMIIFCGHFPDGTQEFTVDETKDESRGQWYFRQVLGSANLTGGKLFHLLSGNLSHQIEHHLFPDMPARRYAEIAPEVEQICERYGIPYNKGPLLRQFGTVVRKIVKLTLPESRSLPRRASARSSALPIPSRVSPRAASALGR
- a CDS encoding sulfotransferase family protein; translation: MMAALAPECPLDAAALHARASADTGLHDFGPADYRERLEVYLAALRDIDGLHDAGAVNFFAQLLQLLKNRLLLTELLRRHPEIDDIELRSPVVIAGLPRTGTTHLHNLLAAAPTFRTMPYWESIEPFPLPSEAGRSAVEPDPRRTRTDVAVGVIDTVMPHFRLMHEMTADHVHEEIQLLANDFSTMLLETLADVPRWRDYYQAHDQTPHYEYLARQLKAMQFLRGGRRWLLKSPQHLEQVPVLDRVFPDSIVVFTHRDPVPVALSMIAMITYSARMHRAPVPVERIADYWIDRLERMLTTLVRDRDTIGSDRSIDVRFDDFMANECGVAEQVYALAGEPFTEDARTATAGYLSGHRRGRLGSVETSCAMFGLNEDDLRARFAPYVERFLA
- a CDS encoding TetR family transcriptional regulator; the protein is MNDRTPSSRPHRSGRDHTRGSPSREERKEATRRAIIAAALKLLNDRSFSGLSLREVTREAGIVPAAFYRHFESMEALGLVLIDESFRTLRDTLRGARAGKLDPNRVIESSVEILIASVAERREHWRLIGRERSSGLTVLRYAIRTEIRLITSELATDLARFPGLNAWSTEDLNVLATLFVNAMIVIAEAIEDAQSAEALEEIRRIAVKQLRMIAIGVAGWKSNP
- a CDS encoding GNAT family N-acetyltransferase, translating into MTPQARPALRADVRELSRTMARAFYDDPVMIWLFPDATARTTQLRRLFATMTRHHHLSRGGVEVACDGPGIGAAALWDPPNHWRETRLGELAMTPTLLWVFGSRMTLGRAVQEVMRRAHPEEPHWYLATIGSDPTVRGQGFGQVLLRSRLERCDAEHCPAYLESSKPENVPYYERFGFTVTGEIVLPDGGPPMWPMWREPR
- a CDS encoding DUF1214 domain-containing protein, translated to MTHESTAAWQELLETLGALDRSFTEGDRAVTDDRHIADGYRMLATTLGVAFDTYLFAEPGRPQFVAVNTPFRRDRRWGGDNTDAYYFICSVDPQRRYRISGNKGDSVYFSVTAYNEPSPGAWSDRIVSIVRDTDLDVDADGNFSFEFPATPDAAVLMTRDYQADPLTGRPVTWHIEALDEPEPIRHGDAETAARLRATAAWMRTMFAILPLAVGTRVDNKHTLGHETVHAANQFAVPYQVPDANFGWSARDACYSYGSFVLDDDEALVITHRPPSCRFWNLVVWNQFMATYGAVEGPDARCSVNGHSAVLNSDGSVTVVLSRGTTAHPNSLTALGYPRGNLAFRWFLTDRVPTRPEVKLVKVSEAPTNVH
- a CDS encoding TetR/AcrR family transcriptional regulator, with amino-acid sequence MVVEFGRPRDPRIDGAVLRATVELLAETGYPGLSVAAIAERAGTSKPAIYRRWPSKAHVVHEAVFPIGAATEIPATGSLREDLREMVRRTMAFLTTPAARTALPGLVGEMAADPTLHSALLQRFAGIFAGGLAEWLQQAAASGAVRSDVTATELAEGIAGLTLIALLTRATELDDAWVDRTTTLLLKGIGA